One genomic window of Elaeis guineensis isolate ETL-2024a chromosome 2, EG11, whole genome shotgun sequence includes the following:
- the LOC140855208 gene encoding uncharacterized protein: protein MRRRGRYASVQFQFSQTEAGTSSSAQQPEASSAAQHSELCPSSSAQHDPPVHQSDDEIHVQDGSGRVRPRRGPTVVRDVWQMREGERIVVECNQLGQPIKKAACLLTSFLGTVARRPQLCPLGYAKWNDMLPTYKVELLRVIESKFVLPPSTHDFVMKSLNRKWKEYRAQLKKDYMRQGMTEEEVARNYPPDVPPHQWMELVHYWFSERAQTYSAIGRAARAAQSVPHTSGSKSYA from the exons atgcgtcgcaggggacgatatgctagtgtacagtttcagttttcacagacagaagccggtacgtcttcttcagcacagcagcctgaggccagttcagctgcacagcattctgagctctgtccttcatcatcagcacagcacgatcctcctgttcatcagtcagatgatgagatacacgtgcagg atggatccgggagagtacgccccagacgcggacccacagtagtacgagatgtgtggcagatgcgtgagggcgagagaattgttgtggagtgcaatcagctaggtcagccaattaagaaagctgcctgcttattgacttcatttttggggactgttgctcggaggcctcagctatgtccgttgggctatgcaaaatggaatgacatgcttccaacgtacaaagttgagctcctccgagttatagag agcaagtttgttctccctccatccactcatgattttgtaatgaagtctctcaaccgcaaatggaaagaatatagagcacaattgaagaaggactatatgagacagggtatgacagaggaggaggttgctaggaattatcctcctgatgtaccccctcatcagtggatggagttggttcattattggttctccgagagggcacag acttattctgctattggtagagctgcacgagcagctcagtctgttcctcatacatcggggtcgaagagttatgcatga